From the Sporocytophaga myxococcoides DSM 11118 genome, one window contains:
- a CDS encoding dihydrofolate reductase family protein yields MSTNRKVVLFIAASMDGYIAAPNDDLSFLSLVNKEGEDYGYASFIQTVDTVIAGRKTYDWVMANVPEFSHADKTTYIITRSQKPSIGNTTFYSGNLKDLVTELKSKKGKNIFCDGGSEIIQELLKEKLIDEMTVSIIPILLGDGTRLFKNGRPEQKLKLVSTKQFDTGLTQLHYLLE; encoded by the coding sequence ATGTCAACTAATCGTAAAGTTGTTTTATTCATTGCTGCGAGCATGGACGGCTATATTGCAGCGCCCAATGATGATTTAAGTTTTCTCTCATTAGTAAATAAGGAAGGAGAGGATTACGGTTATGCTTCTTTTATACAAACAGTGGATACTGTTATTGCAGGCAGGAAAACTTATGACTGGGTAATGGCGAATGTACCAGAGTTTTCACATGCTGATAAAACAACTTATATAATTACACGGTCTCAAAAGCCATCTATTGGCAATACAACATTCTATAGCGGAAACCTTAAAGATTTGGTTACTGAATTGAAAAGCAAAAAGGGTAAGAATATCTTCTGTGACGGAGGATCTGAAATTATTCAGGAATTGCTTAAGGAAAAGCTCATCGACGAAATGACCGTTTCTATTATCCCCATATTGCTGGGAGATGGTACCAGACTTTTCAAGAACGGAAGACCGGAGCAGAAGCTAAAGCTTGTTTCAACAAAACAGTTTGATACAGGTTTAACACAATTACATTACCTTCTTGAATAA